From the genome of Aggregicoccus sp. 17bor-14:
CGGGCTCGCGGTTGCACGCGCCGAGGAGCGCGAGGAGGGCCGCGAGGGCGGCAGCGGTCAGCGGGGGCAGGCGGCGCATGGGGAGCAGGGACCCCAAAGGCTACTGCGTGGGCAGCGCCCCGAGGAAGTCCAGCGGGTCCACGGGCAGCCCGTCGCGGCGCACCTCGAAGTGCAGGTGGGGCCCCGAGGTCTTGCCGGACTGCCCCACGGTGGCCACCACCTGGCCGCCGCGCACCTGCTGGCCCGTCTTCACCCGCAGGTCCTGGTTGTGCGCGTACAGCGTCACCAGGCTGTCGCCGTGGTCCACGATGACGATGTTGCCGTAGCCCTTCTGCTCTCCGGCGTAGAGGACGTGGCCCGGGCGTGCGGTGCGCACGGGGGTGCCCTCGGGGGCGGCGAGGTCGATGCCGTCGTGCGGCTCGCGCCCCTTCTTGCCGAAGCGGCCGTAGAGCACGCCGCGCAGCGGCCACTCCAGCAGCCCCTGGGTGGCCACCTTCGGCCGCTCGCTCAGGCTCGCAGGCGTGGCGCGCCCCTTCACCCGGCTGGGCGCCTCGCGCGGCGCGGGGGAGGCGCGCACCTCGGACTCGTCGCGGTCCGGCGCCGCGGCCACCCGCACGGCCTTCTGGGCGCCGGGGATGAGCAGCTCCTGGCCCACGGCGAGCGTGCGCGGGTCGCTCATGCCGTTCGCCGCCATCAACTCCTCCGGGCGCAGGCCGTAGCTCAGCGAGATGCGGTACACGGTCTCCCCGGCCGCCACGCGATGGCGCACCGCCACCAGCTCCGGCTCCTCGTGCGGCGTGATGCGCAGGGCAGCCTGGGCGGCAGAGGGACGCGGCGCGGGCGCGCGCTCGGGCAGCGCCGAGGCGTGGGGCGCCACGGCACGGGGCGTGGCACAGCCGGTGGCGAGCAGCAGCGCGAGCGCAGTGAGCACGGCGCGGGGTGGAAGCGAGGGACTCAAACGGCCGGAGGATCGTCCTTCGTGGCCGCGGGGTCCAGTTCGTGGCGGCGGAAGCCCTCGATTCCCCAGGAGGCCAGCTCCTTCACCCGGGGCGTATCCGTGAGGTCCAGGCGCAGCGGGGTGATGGCGATGCGCTTGTGCAGGTGCACCGCATTGCAGTCGCTGCCCGGGATGTCCTCGTGGGTGTAGTCGGTGCCGCCGATCCAGTAGTACTTGCGGCCGCGCGGGTCCACGTTCTCCACGACGTCGTAGCCGTAGCTGTGGCGGCCCAGGCGCGTCACCTCGTAGCCCTGGGGCTCGCAGCCGCCGGGCACGTTCACGCTGAGCAGCATGCGGGGCGGCAGCGGGCGGGCGAGCGCCGCCGTGACCAGCGCGCGGGCAAAGCGCGCCGCGGGCCCGAAGTCGAAGGGGCCGCGTGACACCAGGCTGAAGGCGATGGAGGGCACGCCGAGCAGCGCCCCCTCCATCGCGGCCGCCACCGTGCCCGAGTAGGTCACGTCCTCGGCGAGGTTCGCGCCGTGGTTGATGCCGCTGACCATGAGATCGGGCCGGCGGTCCTTGAGCAGGTGGTGGATGGCCAGGTACGCGCAGTCGGTGGGCGTGCCGTCCACCGAGTACCAGCGCTCGCGCACCTCCTTGATGCGCAGGGGCCGGTGGAGGCTGATGGCGTGGCTCGCGGCACTCTGCTCGCGGTCGGGCGCGACGACCCAGACCTCGCCGAGCGGAGTGACCGCGTCGACGAGGGCCTGGATGCCCTCGGAGAGATAGCCGTCGTCGTTGGAGACGAGGATGCGGGGCCGCGGGCTCACGAGCGCGCGCCCTACTTCGCCTTGAGCGCCTTGAAGGCCGAGCGTCCCGCGTAGCGGGCACCGGCGCCCAGCTCCTCCTCGATGCGCAGCAGCTGGTTGTACTTGGCGATGCGGTCCGAGCGGCTCGCGGAGCCGGTCTTGATCTGCCCGCAGTCCAGCGCCACTGCGAGGTCCGCGATGGTGGTGTCCTCGCTCTCGCCGGAGCGGTGGCTCATCACGCTGGTGAAGCCCGCCTTGTGGGCCATGCGCACCGCGTCGTAGGTCTCCGAGAGGCTGCCGATCTGGTTCACCTTGACCAGGATGGAGTTGGCCGTGCCGGTCTCGATGCCGCGGCTGAGCCGCTCCACGTTGGTGACGAAGAGGTCGTCGCCCACCAGCTGCATCTTGTCGCCGAGCTTCTCGGTGATCTGCTTCCAGCCGTCCCAGTCGTCCTCCGCCATCCCGTCCTCGATGGAGGTGATGGGGTACTTGGAGGCGAGGTTGCCGTAGTAGGCGATGAGGCCCGCGGCATCGAACTCCTTGCCCTCCCCCTTGAGCTTGTACTTCTTGCTCCCCTTGTCGAAGAACTCGCTCGCGGCCACGTCCATGGCGAGGAACACCTGCTCACCGGCCTTGAACCCGGCGGTCTTGATGGCCTCCATGATGAGGCGCAGGGCCTCCTCATTGGCGGGCAGGTCCGGCGCGTAGCCGCCCTCGTCGCCCACGGCCGTCTGCAGCTTGTTCGCCTTCAGGATCTTCTTGAGCGCGTGGAAGATCTCCGCGCCCCAGCGCAGGCCCTCACCAAAAGACGCGGCGCCGGCGGGCACCACCATGAACTCCTGCATGTCCACGCGCGTGTCCGCGTGCGCGCCGCCATTGAGGATGTTCATCAGCGGCACCGGCAGGGTGCGCGCCTGGCTGCCGCCCACGTAGCGGTAGAGCGGCAGGCCGTACGCGTCCGCCGCGGCGCGCGCGGTGGCCATGGAGACGGCGAGGATGGCGTTGGCGCCGAGCTTCCCCTTGGTGGGGGTGCCGTCCAGGGCGAGCATGCGCTGGTCGACGGCGAACTGGTCCGTGGCGTCCGAGCCCAGCAGCGCCGGGGCGAGCGTCTCCAGGATGTTGGCCACCGCCTTGCGCACGCCCTTGCCCAGGTAGCGGTCCTTCTCCCCGTCGCGCAGCTCGAGCGCCTCGTGCTCGCCGGTGGAGGCCCCGGAGGGCACGATCGCGCGGCCACGAGCGCCGCCAGACAGGTGGACCTCGGCCTCCACGGTGGGGTTGCCACGGGAGTCGAGCACTTCGCGGGCTAGGATCTCGGCAATCTCGGTCATGGAGCGGCTTCTAGAGGAGCGCTCCGAGGCTCGCAAGAATGCGCTGCAGCAGGCGGCCGCGATTGTCGATTGCCGGAGCGCGCACCGGCCTGCCGAGACGACGAGGCCCGCGGCGGCTCCCTCGGTGAGGGGTCCGGCGCGGGCCTGCGAGGCGCGGGAATGCGGCTTGCGGCTAGACGCAGAGGTCGATGACCACCACGCCGCGCTGCGGCTTCTCGTCGTCCTCCGTGTCCGTACGGCGGCGGGGCCGCTCGTCCGGCGCGGGCAGCGGCAGCTCGGCCACGGGGCGCTGATGATCCTCGCGCACCCGCTCCCGCCGCTTGATCTCCTCGATGATGAACGCGTCGAGCATGGGTCTTTCGCTTCTCCTCAACCTGCAAACCGCCTGGAACCCCGACCCGCCCTGCCCCGTACTGCCTCTTCGTCCAATCCTTTGATGCAAGTTAAGGCCCCTCGATTCACCAAGGACCCCCGCGGCCACTCGCACGGCTACCCATCCGCCGGGACAGCGACCCGCGCACCCCGCCCGCTCCCGGGCGCGAGCCCGAGAGGTGGACCGAAGTGTAATGCAGTCAAAGGCAGCAGCAAGCCGGCATTGCGGGACACACCTGAGGCCAGGGTGCCCCACCTGCCCAAGCAGGGAGGGCAGGCAGGCGAGCTCGCGTTCCAGTCGGAACGGCCGGAGGTCAGCGGCTCTCAGCGCGTCGCTTGAATGCTTCCAGCATCTTGGGCAGCTGGGTCTCGGCGAGCGTGTTCACGATCGCCTTGGGCACGAGCAGTCCGAAGGCCATCTCCACGTTGTAGGTGGCCTGGGTCTTCCCCTCGCCCGCCGGCTCGAGCGTCCAGCTGCCGCGGTTGTCCTTCATGAACTCACCGTCCACGAAGGTCCAGGAGAGCTTCTGGGGCCGCTGGGCGACGGAGTGGATGGTGTAGCGGACGGTCTTCATCAGCTCCACCTCGTAGTGCACGTCCACCGCGTCGCCCTGGCGGTTGCTCAGGCGGATGCGCTTCACCTCCGGGAGGAACTCCGGGTAGCGCTCGAAGTCCGCGATGACGTCGAAGACCTTCTCCATCGGGGCGTTGATGACGATGGACTTCGTGGCGCCTGCCATGGGGTGACTCCGGGAGATGAGTGAGGACTAGAAGTTGTAGCCGGGCTTCGAGTCGAACTTATGCGTGGACTGGATGTAGCGCACGGTGCCGGTCTTGCTGCGCATGACCACCGAGTGCGTCTCGCAGCCGCCACCGAAGAAGCGCACGCCGCGCAGGAAGTCGCCGGTGGTGACGCCGGTGGCCGCGAACATCACCTCGCCGCGCGCGAGCTCCTCGGCGGTGTAGATCTTCGTGATGTCCGTGATGCCCATCTTCTTGGCGCGCTCGATCTCGCCCTGGTTGCGCGGCACGAGCCGGCCCTGCATCTCTCCGTCCACCGAGCGCAGCGCCGCAGCGGCGATCACTCCCTCGGGCGCGCCGCCGGTGCCCATGAGCACGTCCACGCCGGTGCCCGGGAAGCAGGTGGCGATGGCGCCCGCCACGTCGCCGTCCTCGATGAGGCGGATGCGCGCGCCCGCGGCGCGCACCTCCTTGATGAGCTCCTGGTGGCGCTCGCGGTCGAGGATCATCACCGTGAGGTCCTCCACGTAGACCTTCATCTTCTCCGCGATGGCCCGCAGGTTCTCGGTGGGGCTCTTGCGCAGGTCGATGGCGCCCTTGGCGCGCGGGCCCACGGCGATCTTCTCCATGTACGTGTCCGGCGCGTTGAGCAGGCAGCCCTTGCTCGCCATGGCCACCACGCTGATGGAGCCCGGGCGGCCGTAGGCGCACAGGTTCGTGCCCTCGAGCGGGTCCAGCGCGATGTCCACGCCGGGAGCGCCCGCCTGCGCCTTGCCCACCTTCTCACCGATGTAGAGCATGGGCGCCTCGTCGCGCTCGCCCTCGCCGATGACCACCGTGCCCTCGATGTTCAGGGCATCGAAGGCGCGGCGCATGGCGTCCACTGCCGCCTGGTCGCTCTTGTCCTTCTCGCCGCGGCCCATCAGACGGGCGGATGCGATCGCCGCCATCTCGGTGACGCGCACCACCTCCATTGCCAGGTTGCGATCCATGTCTTTCGTGCTCCGTTGCTGCCGGTGAGGGTTACGGGGAAGCGTCAGGAGTCCTCGCGCAGCAGCTGCGCGAGGCGCTCGGGAATGCGGGTGGGCTTACCATCGCGCCCGATGCAGGCGTGCACCGTGTGGCCGGTGCACAGCGGGCGCTCGAGCTCGCCCTCGCGGAAGAGCTCGTAGGAGAAGGTCAGGGACACGCGCTTGAGCTCGCTCACCCGGGTGCGGATGACGAGCAGGTCGTCGTAGCGGGCGCTCGCGCGGTAGTCGCAGTGCGCTTCGACCACCGGGAGCAGGCTGCCCTCGCGCTCGAAGTCGCGGTAGCTGCCGCCCTTCGCGCGGAACAGCTCGCTGCGCGCGAACTCGAAGTAGCGGAAGTAGTTCGCGTAGTACACGACGCCCATCTGGTCGGTGTCGCCGTAGATGACGCGCAGTCGTGCCTCGTACATGCCGGGCCCCCCTTAGCAGGGCAACAGGTTGGGCGGAAGGCTCGGTTCGCGAGGAGTTGGTTGCTTCTGAGCACCCTCGCTGGGAAGGATGCGCCCCATGCGCCGCTCCCTCCTGCTCGCAAGCCTCCTGCTCGCCCTCCCGGCCAGCGCCAAGCCCCCTCGCCTCACCCTCTTCGTCTCGGTGGATGCGCTGGGCACGGACGTGCTCCTGCGCAACCGCCCCAAGCTCACCGGGGCGCTCGCGCAGCTGCTGGACGCGGGCGCCGTGTTCCCGGACACGCGCTACCTCACCGCGGAGGCGCGCACCGCGCCCGGACACAGCACCCTGGCTACCGGCGCGCACCCCTGGCGCCACGGCATCGTCGACAACGAGGTGGGCGACCGCGCCACGGGCAAGGCGCTGGCGGTGTTCGCCGACGGGCGCCACCCCATCCTCGAGGTCCCCCTGGACCCGACCGAGGACAGCTGCCCCGAGGCCCTGCAGGCCGAGACGCTCGCGGACCGCCTGCGCACCGCCACCCAGGAGCGGGGCAAGGCCGTGGCACTCTCGTACAAGGCGCGCGCGGCGCTCCCGCTCGCCGGGCGACTGGGCCAGGCGTACTGGTTCAGCGACGTGGCGGGGAAGTTCGTGACCAGCACCTGGTACACGAAGGCCGTGCCCGAGTGGCTCAGCGCCTTCAACGCGCGCAAGCTCCCGGACGCCGCCTTCGGCAAGACGTGGGAGCTCGCCCTGCCTCCCATTGCCTACGTGGGCGAGGACGACCGCCCCTTCGAGGGAACGCCCGTGGGAATGGGCCGCACCTTCCCCCACGCCCTCACCGGCGGCCTCTCGGCCCCGGGCAAGGACTACTACGAGGCCTTCCGCACCTCCGGCTTCTCGCACGACCTGCTGGTGCAGGCGGCCAAGGCGGCGATTGCGGGCGAGAAGCTGGGCCAGGACGAAGTCCCGGACCTGCTCTCGGTGAGCTTCAGCGGCACCGACTACGTCTTTCAC
Proteins encoded in this window:
- a CDS encoding M23 family metallopeptidase, which produces MLTALALLLATGCATPRAVAPHASALPERAPAPRPSAAQAALRITPHEEPELVAVRHRVAAGETVYRISLSYGLRPEELMAANGMSDPRTLAVGQELLIPGAQKAVRVAAAPDRDESEVRASPAPREAPSRVKGRATPASLSERPKVATQGLLEWPLRGVLYGRFGKKGREPHDGIDLAAPEGTPVRTARPGHVLYAGEQKGYGNIVIVDHGDSLVTLYAHNQDLRVKTGQQVRGGQVVATVGQSGKTSGPHLHFEVRRDGLPVDPLDFLGALPTQ
- the surE gene encoding 5'/3'-nucleotidase SurE gives rise to the protein MSPRPRILVSNDDGYLSEGIQALVDAVTPLGEVWVVAPDREQSAASHAISLHRPLRIKEVRERWYSVDGTPTDCAYLAIHHLLKDRRPDLMVSGINHGANLAEDVTYSGTVAAAMEGALLGVPSIAFSLVSRGPFDFGPAARFARALVTAALARPLPPRMLLSVNVPGGCEPQGYEVTRLGRHSYGYDVVENVDPRGRKYYWIGGTDYTHEDIPGSDCNAVHLHKRIAITPLRLDLTDTPRVKELASWGIEGFRRHELDPAATKDDPPAV
- the eno gene encoding phosphopyruvate hydratase, with amino-acid sequence MTEIAEILAREVLDSRGNPTVEAEVHLSGGARGRAIVPSGASTGEHEALELRDGEKDRYLGKGVRKAVANILETLAPALLGSDATDQFAVDQRMLALDGTPTKGKLGANAILAVSMATARAAADAYGLPLYRYVGGSQARTLPVPLMNILNGGAHADTRVDMQEFMVVPAGAASFGEGLRWGAEIFHALKKILKANKLQTAVGDEGGYAPDLPANEEALRLIMEAIKTAGFKAGEQVFLAMDVAASEFFDKGSKKYKLKGEGKEFDAAGLIAYYGNLASKYPITSIEDGMAEDDWDGWKQITEKLGDKMQLVGDDLFVTNVERLSRGIETGTANSILVKVNQIGSLSETYDAVRMAHKAGFTSVMSHRSGESEDTTIADLAVALDCGQIKTGSASRSDRIAKYNQLLRIEEELGAGARYAGRSAFKALKAK
- a CDS encoding type II toxin-antitoxin system RatA family toxin, which produces MAGATKSIVINAPMEKVFDVIADFERYPEFLPEVKRIRLSNRQGDAVDVHYEVELMKTVRYTIHSVAQRPQKLSWTFVDGEFMKDNRGSWTLEPAGEGKTQATYNVEMAFGLLVPKAIVNTLAETQLPKMLEAFKRRAESR
- the glpX gene encoding class II fructose-bisphosphatase, whose translation is MDRNLAMEVVRVTEMAAIASARLMGRGEKDKSDQAAVDAMRRAFDALNIEGTVVIGEGERDEAPMLYIGEKVGKAQAGAPGVDIALDPLEGTNLCAYGRPGSISVVAMASKGCLLNAPDTYMEKIAVGPRAKGAIDLRKSPTENLRAIAEKMKVYVEDLTVMILDRERHQELIKEVRAAGARIRLIEDGDVAGAIATCFPGTGVDVLMGTGGAPEGVIAAAALRSVDGEMQGRLVPRNQGEIERAKKMGITDITKIYTAEELARGEVMFAATGVTTGDFLRGVRFFGGGCETHSVVMRSKTGTVRYIQSTHKFDSKPGYNF
- a CDS encoding thioesterase family protein, with the protein product MYEARLRVIYGDTDQMGVVYYANYFRYFEFARSELFRAKGGSYRDFEREGSLLPVVEAHCDYRASARYDDLLVIRTRVSELKRVSLTFSYELFREGELERPLCTGHTVHACIGRDGKPTRIPERLAQLLREDS
- a CDS encoding alkaline phosphatase family protein, yielding MRRSLLLASLLLALPASAKPPRLTLFVSVDALGTDVLLRNRPKLTGALAQLLDAGAVFPDTRYLTAEARTAPGHSTLATGAHPWRHGIVDNEVGDRATGKALAVFADGRHPILEVPLDPTEDSCPEALQAETLADRLRTATQERGKAVALSYKARAALPLAGRLGQAYWFSDVAGKFVTSTWYTKAVPEWLSAFNARKLPDAAFGKTWELALPPIAYVGEDDRPFEGTPVGMGRTFPHALTGGLSAPGKDYYEAFRTSGFSHDLLVQAAKAAIAGEKLGQDEVPDLLSVSFSGTDYVFHAYGPYSWEMQDSLVRLDRALTELIAAAERAAGGRQNLLVVLSADHGGAAAPEEWAAAGLPAKRLDPHVIEGELRKELQTRFGAGEYVVRIEQADVYLGGKALSGRTDGIAVRRAVAAWLARQPYAITAVARDDLFNIPDVGGYVMPMRRGYYPDRSGDVIWVPRPFIVVDEETFGANHGTPHGYDTQVPFLLMGRGVKPGYYPQQIAAVDIAPTVAALMELGAPASAEGRAREEAFALPRPR